In Harmonia axyridis chromosome X, icHarAxyr1.1, whole genome shotgun sequence, a single window of DNA contains:
- the LOC123685631 gene encoding nuclear pore complex protein Nup98-Nup96 isoform X2, whose protein sequence is MFSNLNKSTFGTSTPGTSFGLGASTSNTSSPWGSTGSNQLFGKPAAPAFGQQPSTSFGQPSTSSNTMFPFFSQSNSSGFGSNTSNQSTFGSNVFGQQPATTNLFGSNTFGQQKPTGFGFGTQSQQQPNLFGQSSQPQSSLFQSTGSSNLFSGSSAFGPTTTMGTGTTIKFSPVTGTDTMQKGGVTTSINTKHHCITCMKEYENKSFEELRLEDYQANRKGPQSQFNSTPFGGTSSMFGAQAENKPAFAPSTGFGQMGGTAFGQQSTGFGLTSQPSTSNSIFGKPPAFGATSSTTTTFGGFNTPATTNAFGANQNKTFGGTGTTSLFGSTQTQQQSSPFGSNLFGQNNQLSKPAFGGMGQTNTTGTFGQTPAFGQTNQQSTFGSNTFGKPLTFGQNQNTFQLGGQTNLFNNNQQKPGSILGSGGGLFGTNTFGTNSSSTFPLLQTNTQVPGQGLSTESNQDKGLPLLATNQFGHMSFLKGLLPIDKPSSPTLYTTNPMEIKKMLENNKKVDENTNIKVKLKLGPPKTQKSNLFEEGTDEDSTKLYKTSCKRLVLKKKLEDSKQSIFETNSLCNDLSLKESDATQGNISNLNTTNNNSVLLGDNSFTLGLTEKQKMDLKYMNEKFASKKTLDKSLTFNGSMNESNNALNCTKSDIVVNIGDVPNGFEEHRISTPQISTITSASENGNIKSPFTLHVSSEVAPNDNAPSQDQATRKVGPCGIILTRSEYYTLPSIEDLDNMVSEDGKCMIRGFTIGRRGYGNVYFPDEINVMNMNLDEIVHFRYKEIHMYSDESKKPPVGEGLNRRAQVTLDRVYPRMKDTKEIIDNVDQVLAAKFPEQLVEISAKHGLKFVDYRPETGSWVFMVEHFSKYAFTESDEEDCELTISNQKILTTKEVLHGLQNKQKVLQTGDRVQMDTDLVVNNMNDDLASEYECVEDEGDQRQGDLLHKSMTIDMEGQEEFLNPIYEPSNTDIFYHNSHIQVLKAAFFSESECASTVSSVNNYSPFKTDILDVRAKQPIRKPPQRPKVWKVHVSIASRPNDSCLLKASRCYSDFGLFRGKSFKAGWCNGFKNYIARLPRHSDFDTSVSLSLNTFVTTKIDASLVDAITECMEMARRYSSFTLEGEEEIPTFQPIKDRNYLISCHKIFQKASEVKGISQFLFNDVWSLCNALWGPGRTTAPFVKSRLVSWLKNSVKDKVPKNTLTQVQTIDDKLDLIFHHLSCFNIVEASQVAMDADMPSLAMIISQINLTNKLKTQMKYQLECWYKDMFVDYMSHKVLKIYLLLSGNSHDQNIDIFEDLEWKRTFGLYLWYLTSDGSPLQEAIAAYTNGFSKNNCAAEPKPSYSNDEETTCYDILYHILQLYKNNTHRLVKVLHPETYTSVKTDFQLSWLLLIFFQSINVGLIDECEKTHLHTSFASQLEENGLWNYAILPLLYLKNDSLKKNLVIGILNRNLSNEDDPEIEKKLIEDFHVPPVWIETVKSWKEHTIVKSK, encoded by the exons ATGTTTTCTAATCTTAATAAAAGTACCTTCGGGACTTCTACTCCTGGCACTTCATTTG GTTTAGGTGCTTCAACATCCAATACTAGTAGTCCATGGGGTAGCACCGGCAGTAATCAACTTTTTGGCAAACCAGCAGCACCAGCGTTTGGACAACAACCATCTACTTCGTTTGGTCAACCGTCTACCTCTTCTAACACCATGTTCCCTTTTTTCTCTCAGTCCAATTCTTCAGGTTTTGGTTCAAATACTTCTAATCAATCAACCTTCG GATCAAATGTGTTTGGCCAGCAACCAGCCACCACAAACCTCTTTGGTTCCAACACTTTTGGACAACAAAAACCAACAGGTTTTGGTTTTGGGACACAAAGTCAACAGCAGCCGAATCTGTTTGGACAATCGAGTCAACCGCAAAGTTCTCTGTTCCAGTCAACAGGTTCCTCTAACTTATTCAGTGGTAGCAGCGCATTCGGTCCTACTACCACAATGGGTACAGGTACCACAATTAAGTTTTCTCCAGTGACTGGTACAGATACTATGCAGAAAGGTGGTGTTACAACCAGTATTAATACCAAACATCATTGTATCACATGTATGAaagaatatgaaaacaaatctTTTGAAGAACTCAGACTGGAGGACTATCAGGCTAATAGAAAAG GTCCCCAGTCGCAATTCAATTCCACTCCATTTGGAGGTACTTCTTCGATGTTTGGCGCACAAGCAGAAAATAAACCAGCATTTGCTCCTTCTACTGGTTTTGGACAAATGGGTGGAACAGCTTTTGGGCAGCAGTCAACTGGTTTCGGTCTAACTTCTCAGCCATCTACGTCTAACAGTATATTTGGGAAGCCACCTGCTTTTGGTGCCACTAGTTCCACAACCACTACATTTGGAGGCTTCAATACTCCTGCCACAACCAATGCTTTTGGCGCAAATCAGAATAAGACATTTGGGGGTACTGGTACAACGTCACTATTTGGTAGCACCCAGACTCAGCAACAGTCCTCACCTTTCGGAAGCAATCTTTTTGGTCAGAATAATCAG CTATCAAAACCTGCGTTTGGCGGTATGGGTCAAACGAATACTACGGGAACCTTTGGACAAACACCTGCATTTGGTCAGACCAACCAGCAAAGTACCTTTGGCAGTAATACCTTTGGGAAGCCCTTAACATTTGGACAAAATCAAAATACATTTCAGCTAG GAGGTCAAACcaatttattcaataataatcaacaaaaacctGGATCTATCTTAGGTAGCGGTGGAGGACTTTTTGGTACAAACACTTTTGGAACAAATTCTTCTTCAACGTTCCCTCTACTTCAGACAAACACACAAGTACCTGGCCAAGG ACTCTCAACAGAAAGTAATCAGGATAAGGGACTACCCTTGCTTGCCACAAATCAGTTTGGTCATATGTCTTTCTTAAAAGGACTTTTACCTATTGACAAACCCTCGTCTCCTACATTGTACACTACAAACCCTatggaaataaagaaaatgctggaaaacaataaaaaagtagATGAAAATACCAACATCAAAGTTAAATTAAAACTTGGACCACCTAAAACACAAAAG AGCAACCTGTTTGAGGAAGGAACTGACGAAGACAGTACAAAACTTTATAAGACATCTTGTAAGCGTTTagtgttgaagaaaaaactagAAGACTCGAAACAAAGtattttcgaaacaaattcCCTTTGCAACGATTTGTCCCTGAAAGAGTCTGATGCTACACAAGGAAATATTTCCAACTTGAATacaacaaataataatagtGTTTTATTAGGAGATAACAGTTTTACCTTGGGACTGACTGAAAAACAGAAAATGGACCTGAaatatatgaatgaaaaatttgctTCGAAGAAAACTTTAGATAAATCACTTACTTTCAATGGCTCCATGAACGAATCTAACAATGCATTAAATTGTACCAAGTCTGATATTGTAGTTAATATAGGAGATGTGCCTAACGGCTTTGAGGAACATAGGATTAGTACTCCTCAAATAAGTACAATTACCTCAGCTTCAGAAAATGGCAACATTAAAA GTCCGTTTACATTACATGTATCTTCAGAAGTTGCACCAAACGATAATGCACCATCACAAGACCAAGCAACTAGAAAAGTTGGTCCATGTGGAATAATATTGACTAGAtctgaatattatactttgccGTCCATAGAAGATCTGGATAATATGGTTAGCGAAGATGGAAAATGTATGATTAGAGGTTTCACTATCGGACGTCGAGGTTATGGAAATGTCTACTTCCCCGATGAAATCAATGTTATGAATATGAACCTGGACGAAATAGTGCACTTCAGATACAAGGAAATCCACATGTACTCTGATGAATCGAAAAAACCACCAGTGGGCGAGGGCCTGAACAGACGGGCTCAAGTTACATTGGACAGAGTATATCCTAGAATGAAAGACACAAAAGAAATCATAGATAACGTCGATCAGGTTTTGGCGGCGAAATTTCCAGAACAGTTGGTAGAAATATCAGCTAAGCATGGTTTAAAATTTGTCGATTACAGGCCTGAAACTGGTTCCTGGGTCTTCATGGTCGAACACTTCTCCAAATATGCCTTCACAGAGAGTGACGAAGAAGATTGCGAATTGACCATTTCAAATCAGAAAATACTAACCACAAAGGAGGTGTTACACGGGTTGCAAAATAAACAAAAAGTGTTGCAAACCGGAGATAGAGTTCAAATGGACACTGAT CTTGTGGTTAACAATATGAATGATGATTTGGCCTCTGAATATGAATGTGTTGAAGATGAAGGTGATCAAAGACAAGGTGATCTTCTACACAAATCGATGACCATAGACATGGAAGGACAAGAAGAATTTCTTAATCCGATTTACGAACCAAGCAATACAGACATTTTCTATCATAACTCGCACATTCAGGTGTTGAAAGCTGCATTTTTTTCAGAGTCAGAATGTGCCTCTACCGTTTCTTCAGTAAATAATTACTCGCCTTTTAAAACAGATATATTGGATGTCAGGGCAAAACAACCAATTCGAAAACCACCTCAAAGACCTAAAGTGTGGAAAGTTCACGTGAGCATAG CATCACGACCAAATGATTCTTGTCTCCTCAAAGCTAGCAGATGCTATAGTGATTTCGGGTTGTTCAGAGGAAAATCTTTCAAAGCCGGCTGGTGTAATggattcaaaaattatattgcTAGATTACCAAGGCACTCAGATTTTGACACATCTGTGTCATTGTCCTTGAATACGTTTGTAACAACAAAAATAGATGCAAGTCTTGTG GATGCCATCACTGAATGTATGGAAATGGCAAGAAGATATAGTAGTTTCACCCTGGAAGGTGAAGAAGAAATACCAACATTCCAACCTATTAAAGATAGAAATTATCTGATTTCTTGtcataaaatatttcagaagGCGTCTGAAGTAAAAGGAATATCccaatttttattcaatgatgTTTGGTCGTTATGTAATGCCTTATGGGGACCTGGTAGAACAACAGCTCCTTTTGTGAAAAGCCGCTTGGTTTCATG gttGAAGAATTCAGTTAAGGATAAAGTGCCTAAAAATACACTTACACAAGTTCAGACCATTGATGACAAGTTAGACCTCATATTTCATCATCTTTCTTGTTTCAATATCGTAGAAGCTTCACAAGTAGCAATGGATGCTGATATGCCTTCTCTAGCTATGATTATTTCACAAATAAATCttacaaataaacttaaaaCTCAAATGAAATACCAGCTGGAGTGTTGGTACAAAGATATGTTTGTTGATTATATGAGTCATAAAGTTCTGAAAATATATTTGTTGCTTTCTGGAAATTCTCATGAtcagaacattgatattttCGAAGATTTGGAATGGAAAAGGACTTTCGGTTTATACTTATGGTATTTAACCAGTGATGGCTCACCATTgcaagaagctattgctgcttaTACAAATG GTTTTTCCAAAAACAATTGTGCTGCTGAACCAAAACCTTCATATAGTAATGATGAAGAAACAACCTGCTATGATATTCTCTATCACATACTGCAGCTGTATAAAAATAACACTCACAGATTAGTGAAGGTTTTACATCCTGAAACTTACACTTCTGTCAAGACAGATTTTCAACTATC ATGGTTGctgttgatatttttccaatcaATCAATGTGGGATTAATAGATGAATGTGAAAAAACACATCTACACACAAGCTTTGCATCGCAACTGGAAGAAAATGGTTTATGGAACTATGCAATTTTACCTTTGCTATATCTCAAAAATGATTCTCTGAAAAAGAATTTGGTGATAGGCATTTTAAATAGAAACTTGTCCAATGAGGATGatccagaaattgaaaaaaaactgattGAAGATTTTCATGTACCACCTGTTTGGATTGAAACTGTGAAATCTTGGAAGGAACATACTATTGTTAAAAGCAAATGA